One part of the Halopenitus persicus genome encodes these proteins:
- the alaS gene encoding alanine--tRNA ligase, with the protein MSTLEAEYRLDYFEEEGFHRRECSSCGVHFWTRDPDRTTCGEPPCADYSFIDDPGFDEAYTLEEMREAFLSFFEGHDHERIDPYPVAANRWRDDVLLTQASIYDFQPLVTSGQTPPPANPLAISQPCIRMQDIDNVGKTGRHTMAFEMMAHHAFNVREDADEEYAYEGEVYWKDETVQYCDEFFDSMGANLDEITYIEDPWVGGGNAGPAIEVIYKGAELATLVFMCMEQDPDGDYELKDGNTYSYMDTYIVDTGYGLERWTWMSQGTATVYEAIYPDAIEFLKEHAGIDYTDEERAIVNRAAKLAGRLDIDDVDDMEAARGDIAEKLDVDVDELVDLLEPLEDIYAIADHSRTLAYMFGDGIVPSNVGTGYLARMVLRRTKRLVDTVGVDAPLDELVDMQAERLGYENRDTIRDIVRTEERKYRKTLERGARKVESLADEYAGTGDPIPTETLIELYDSHGIQPDMVAEIAADRGATVDVPDDFYGLVADRHEETVDEETAERDDRIADLPETEKLYYDDQDRLEFEAVVLDVLEVEADDDDGPEDGDAYDVVLDQTMFYPEGGGQPADHGTLTAGETTVEVTDVQAVDDVVLHRTDGDPGKGEFVRGQVDGDRRRRLMRHHTATHLIGHAAREVLGDHVRQAGAQKGLDSSRLDVRHYERVSREEVKAIERVANELVMENIPVDQEWPHRHEAEAEHGFDLYQGGIPPGTNVRLIHVGDVDVQACGGTHVGRTGDIGAIKVLKTEPVQDGVERIVFAAGTAALEATQRTEDALDDAADVLDVDPLDVPETAERFFEEWKERGKEIDRLTDELAAARASGGADAEEIDLDGVTVVVQRLDADAEELRATANAMVEEGTVAVLGSGHDGSAQFVVGVPDDVDVNAGEIVSRLAGKVGGGGGGPPDFAQGGGPDVDALDDALEAAGETVRSLRRA; encoded by the coding sequence ATGAGCACGCTCGAAGCCGAATATCGCCTCGATTACTTCGAGGAGGAGGGCTTTCATCGTCGGGAGTGTTCCTCCTGCGGCGTCCACTTCTGGACGCGCGACCCGGACCGGACCACCTGTGGGGAGCCGCCGTGTGCGGACTACAGCTTCATCGACGATCCCGGGTTCGACGAGGCGTATACGCTCGAGGAGATGCGGGAGGCGTTCCTCTCCTTCTTCGAGGGCCACGACCACGAGCGGATCGACCCGTATCCGGTCGCGGCGAACCGCTGGCGCGACGACGTCCTGTTGACGCAGGCGTCGATATACGACTTCCAGCCCCTGGTGACCTCCGGACAAACGCCGCCGCCGGCGAACCCGCTCGCGATCTCCCAGCCCTGCATCCGGATGCAGGACATCGACAACGTCGGCAAGACGGGCCGGCACACGATGGCCTTCGAGATGATGGCCCACCACGCGTTCAACGTCCGGGAGGACGCCGACGAGGAGTACGCCTACGAGGGCGAGGTCTATTGGAAGGACGAGACGGTCCAGTACTGCGACGAGTTCTTCGACTCGATGGGGGCGAACCTCGACGAGATCACCTACATCGAGGACCCCTGGGTCGGCGGCGGCAACGCCGGCCCGGCGATCGAGGTCATTTATAAGGGTGCCGAGCTCGCCACGCTCGTCTTCATGTGTATGGAGCAGGACCCCGACGGCGACTACGAGCTCAAGGACGGGAACACCTACTCCTACATGGACACCTACATCGTGGACACGGGGTACGGCCTCGAGCGCTGGACCTGGATGAGCCAGGGAACGGCCACGGTCTACGAGGCGATCTACCCCGACGCCATCGAGTTCCTGAAGGAGCACGCCGGGATCGATTACACCGACGAGGAGCGGGCGATCGTCAACCGGGCGGCGAAGCTCGCCGGCCGGCTCGACATCGACGACGTCGACGACATGGAGGCCGCACGCGGCGACATCGCCGAGAAGCTCGACGTCGACGTCGACGAGCTGGTCGACCTCCTCGAGCCGCTCGAGGACATCTACGCGATCGCCGACCACTCCCGGACGCTCGCGTACATGTTCGGCGACGGGATCGTTCCCTCGAACGTCGGCACCGGCTACCTCGCCCGGATGGTGCTCCGTCGGACCAAGCGGCTCGTGGACACGGTGGGGGTCGACGCCCCGCTCGACGAGCTGGTCGATATGCAGGCCGAACGCCTCGGCTACGAGAACCGCGACACGATCCGCGACATCGTCCGGACCGAGGAGCGGAAGTACCGGAAGACGCTCGAGCGCGGCGCCCGGAAGGTCGAATCCCTTGCCGACGAGTACGCCGGCACCGGCGACCCGATCCCCACGGAGACGCTCATCGAGCTGTACGACTCCCACGGTATCCAACCGGACATGGTCGCCGAGATCGCGGCGGATCGCGGTGCGACCGTCGACGTCCCCGACGACTTCTACGGGCTCGTGGCCGACAGGCACGAGGAGACGGTCGACGAGGAAACGGCCGAACGCGACGACCGGATCGCGGACCTGCCCGAAACGGAGAAGCTGTATTACGACGACCAGGACCGACTGGAGTTCGAGGCGGTCGTCCTCGACGTCCTCGAGGTGGAGGCGGACGACGACGATGGGCCGGAGGACGGTGACGCCTACGACGTCGTCCTCGACCAGACGATGTTCTATCCCGAGGGCGGCGGCCAGCCCGCCGACCACGGCACCCTGACGGCCGGCGAGACGACCGTCGAGGTCACCGACGTGCAGGCGGTCGACGACGTCGTACTCCACCGGACGGACGGGGATCCCGGGAAGGGCGAGTTCGTTCGGGGACAGGTCGACGGCGATCGGCGGCGGCGCCTGATGCGGCACCACACGGCGACCCACCTCATCGGCCACGCCGCCCGCGAGGTGCTCGGCGACCACGTCCGACAGGCCGGTGCCCAGAAGGGGCTCGACTCCTCCCGGCTCGACGTCCGCCACTACGAGCGGGTTTCCCGCGAGGAGGTGAAGGCGATCGAGCGCGTCGCCAACGAGCTCGTCATGGAGAACATCCCGGTCGACCAGGAGTGGCCCCACCGCCACGAGGCGGAGGCCGAGCACGGCTTCGACCTCTACCAGGGCGGCATCCCGCCGGGCACGAACGTGCGGTTGATCCACGTCGGCGACGTCGACGTGCAGGCCTGCGGCGGAACGCACGTCGGACGAACCGGCGATATCGGGGCGATAAAGGTCCTCAAGACGGAGCCGGTGCAGGACGGCGTCGAGCGGATCGTCTTCGCGGCCGGAACCGCCGCCCTGGAGGCGACCCAGCGCACGGAGGACGCCCTCGACGACGCCGCCGACGTTCTCGACGTCGACCCGCTCGACGTGCCGGAGACGGCCGAGCGGTTCTTCGAGGAGTGGAAGGAACGGGGCAAGGAGATCGATCGGCTCACGGACGAGCTCGCGGCCGCCCGCGCTTCGGGGGGCGCCGACGCCGAGGAGATCGACCTCGACGGGGTGACGGTCGTCGTCCAGCGGCTCGACGCGGACGCGGAGGAGCTCCGCGCCACCGCGAACGCGATGGTCGAGGAGGGAACGGTCGCGGTGTTGGGATCCGGACACGACGGGTCCGCCCAGTTCGTCGTCGGCGTCCCGGACGACGTGGACGTCAACGCCGGCGAGATCGTGAGCCGGCTGGCGGGGAAGGTCGGCGGCGGCGGGGGCGGCCCGCCGGACTTCGCGCAAGGCGGCGGCCCCGACGTCGACGCGCTCGACGACGCGCTCGAGGCGGCCGGCGAAACGGTTCGGTCGCTCCGACGAGCGTAA
- a CDS encoding BKACE family enzyme has translation MRSFEKAIITCAVTGSIHVPTMSPHLPITPDEIVEEAVAAADAGASIVHVHVRDPETGEPSPDLELFREVATRIGERRDVIVQPTTGGGSNMTLEERVQVVPELEPEMASCNMGSINFGLYPILEAYDEFEYEWERPFLENTREFVFRNTFADLEQIIPLFAEHGTMPELECYDVGHLHNAKHFLDRGILDPPLHLQFVMGIHGGIGADPEHLTHMIRTAERLFGDRYSFSVVGAGRMQFPLTTQAISAGGHARVGMEDNLYLRKGELAERNADLVEKMVHQTREITGREIASPDEVREFLGLKGASNVAF, from the coding sequence ATGCGCTCGTTCGAGAAGGCGATCATCACGTGTGCAGTCACGGGATCAATCCACGTCCCGACGATGTCGCCGCACCTGCCCATCACGCCCGACGAGATCGTCGAGGAGGCCGTCGCTGCCGCCGACGCCGGGGCGAGCATCGTCCACGTTCACGTGCGGGACCCCGAGACCGGCGAGCCCTCGCCCGACCTCGAGCTGTTCCGCGAGGTCGCAACGCGGATCGGGGAGCGCCGTGACGTGATCGTGCAGCCGACCACCGGCGGCGGGTCGAACATGACCCTCGAGGAACGGGTCCAGGTCGTACCCGAGCTCGAGCCGGAGATGGCCTCCTGTAATATGGGGTCGATCAACTTCGGTCTGTACCCGATCCTCGAGGCGTACGACGAGTTCGAGTACGAGTGGGAGCGCCCGTTCCTCGAGAACACCCGCGAGTTCGTCTTCCGGAACACCTTCGCGGACCTCGAGCAGATCATCCCGCTGTTCGCCGAGCACGGGACGATGCCCGAGCTCGAGTGTTACGACGTGGGCCATCTCCACAACGCGAAACACTTCCTCGACCGGGGGATCCTCGACCCGCCGCTGCACCTCCAGTTCGTGATGGGGATCCACGGCGGGATCGGCGCCGATCCCGAACACCTCACCCACATGATCCGGACCGCGGAGCGACTGTTCGGGGACCGGTACTCCTTCTCGGTGGTCGGGGCGGGCCGGATGCAGTTCCCGCTCACGACCCAGGCGATCTCGGCGGGCGGCCACGCTCGGGTCGGGATGGAGGACAACCTCTACCTCCGGAAGGGCGAACTGGCGGAACGGAACGCGGACCTCGTCGAGAAGATGGTCCACCAGACCCGCGAGATCACCGGCCGCGAGATCGCATCCCCCGACGAGGTTCGGGAGTTCCTCGGCCTGAAAGGCGCCTCGAACGTCGCGTTTTGA
- a CDS encoding GNAT family N-acetyltransferase, translated as MTHATSERLVTDGGSWSPPNDLPAGIGVRRAGADDAVDVIRVLEGALLEVDAEILRSGIDDGRVLLAETDPAAEGERTRTVVGALSLEYRDDEVSHVADADRHLANERRLHIDAVAVTRHRREAGIGSALVRAAIDLAATRGVDRLTAAFESDLREFYADLGFRIEPVEGPDRLRGVVDVEASDRG; from the coding sequence GTGACCCACGCCACCAGCGAGCGACTCGTCACCGACGGCGGCTCGTGGTCCCCACCGAACGATCTGCCCGCAGGGATCGGGGTCCGCCGCGCCGGGGCGGACGACGCGGTCGACGTGATCCGCGTCCTCGAGGGCGCCCTGCTCGAGGTCGACGCCGAGATTCTTCGGTCCGGGATCGACGACGGACGCGTGCTCCTGGCGGAGACCGACCCGGCGGCCGAGGGCGAGCGGACGCGAACCGTCGTCGGCGCGCTCTCGCTTGAATATCGTGACGACGAGGTCAGCCACGTGGCGGACGCTGACCGTCATCTGGCGAACGAGCGTCGACTTCACATCGACGCCGTGGCCGTCACGCGCCACCGACGCGAGGCCGGGATCGGGTCCGCGCTCGTGCGGGCCGCGATCGACCTGGCCGCGACACGTGGCGTCGACCGACTGACGGCCGCCTTCGAAAGCGATCTGCGGGAGTTCTACGCCGACCTCGGGTTCCGGATCGAGCCGGTCGAGGGGCCGGATCGGCTGCGTGGCGTCGTCGACGTCGAGGCGTCCGACCGCGGATGA
- a CDS encoding 23S rRNA (uridine(2552)-2'-O)-methyltransferase, translating into MTGKDEYYNRSKQEGYRSRSAYKLRQLDETASLFDRNDTVVDLGAAPGGWLQIAAERVGAGGTVVGVDLQRIRDLDPEADDWGDGDVASVETIRGDMTEEKTGDRLRETIGERGADVVVSDMAPNMTGEYGLDHARSVHLARQAFEVALDLLAPGGDLVVKVFQGRDLEALQEDIEAEFEYVRVVSPPASRDSSSEVYLVAKGRMTAPVEAGDRLAVEIEDVGGEGDGIATVDGYTLFVPGAETGETAEIVVDDVKPRFGFAERVD; encoded by the coding sequence ATGACGGGGAAGGACGAGTACTACAATCGATCCAAACAGGAGGGCTACCGCAGCCGGTCCGCCTACAAGCTTCGGCAGCTCGACGAGACCGCCTCGCTGTTCGACCGGAACGACACGGTCGTCGACCTGGGCGCGGCGCCGGGCGGCTGGCTACAGATCGCCGCCGAGCGAGTCGGGGCGGGCGGAACCGTGGTCGGGGTCGACCTCCAGCGCATCCGGGATCTCGATCCGGAGGCGGACGACTGGGGCGACGGGGACGTCGCGAGCGTCGAGACGATCCGCGGCGATATGACCGAGGAAAAGACCGGGGACCGGCTCCGCGAGACGATCGGCGAGCGCGGCGCCGACGTGGTCGTCTCGGACATGGCGCCGAACATGACCGGCGAGTACGGCCTCGACCACGCCCGCTCGGTCCACCTCGCCCGGCAGGCGTTCGAGGTCGCGTTGGACCTCCTGGCGCCCGGCGGCGACCTCGTCGTCAAGGTGTTTCAGGGGCGGGATCTGGAGGCGCTTCAGGAGGACATCGAGGCGGAGTTCGAGTACGTCCGCGTGGTCTCGCCGCCCGCCTCCCGCGACTCCTCCTCGGAGGTGTACCTCGTCGCGAAGGGTCGGATGACCGCGCCCGTCGAGGCTGGCGACCGGCTCGCGGTCGAGATCGAGGACGTCGGCGGCGAGGGCGACGGGATCGCCACGGTCGACGGCTACACGCTGTTCGTGCCCGGCGCCGAGACCGGGGAGACAGCCGAGATCGTCGTCGACGACGTCAAGCCGCGGTTCGGCTTCGCCGAGCGCGTCGACTAA
- a CDS encoding winged helix-turn-helix transcriptional regulator, with translation MATQPPETDAEGQSDVERRNADVCNVVGAVEAVGSKWTLVVLNDLREGEKRFNELKRSTGASSYTLSRVLEDLEDDGFIDNRKELESPVASYYTLTEKGSELCPVFDALDEWGADWLE, from the coding sequence ATGGCGACCCAACCACCGGAAACTGACGCGGAGGGGCAGTCCGACGTCGAACGGCGCAATGCCGACGTCTGTAACGTCGTCGGGGCGGTCGAAGCGGTGGGATCGAAGTGGACGCTCGTCGTCCTCAACGACCTCCGGGAAGGAGAAAAGCGCTTCAACGAACTCAAACGCTCGACCGGAGCGAGCTCGTACACGCTGTCCCGCGTCCTCGAGGACTTGGAGGACGACGGCTTCATCGACAACCGCAAGGAGCTGGAGTCGCCGGTCGCCAGTTACTACACGCTGACCGAGAAGGGGAGCGAGCTCTGCCCCGTGTTCGACGCTTTGGACGAATGGGGTGCGGACTGGCTCGAGTGA
- a CDS encoding peroxiredoxin family protein, protein MKGGSGRVHAPETVDFEGANVGSGPDPFVLSGLESDLAVLLFHRDHLCGNCRTQVKTVVSNHDALREAGVEAVSILPENRDRAAEWVDEYDVPYPFIADPETEIASQYGQSRRFGPIGRRVDLIGRMPEVVLVDLRREPEVLWRYTGSHPGDRPGIDAILEEAAKFA, encoded by the coding sequence ATCAAGGGCGGATCCGGGCGCGTCCACGCGCCCGAGACGGTCGACTTCGAGGGCGCGAACGTCGGTTCGGGACCGGACCCGTTCGTCCTGTCCGGCCTCGAGTCGGACCTCGCGGTCCTGCTGTTTCACCGCGATCACCTCTGCGGGAACTGTCGCACCCAGGTCAAGACCGTCGTCTCGAACCACGATGCCCTCCGCGAGGCCGGCGTCGAGGCGGTGTCGATCCTGCCGGAGAACCGCGATCGGGCCGCCGAATGGGTCGACGAGTACGACGTTCCATACCCCTTCATCGCGGATCCGGAGACCGAGATCGCGAGCCAGTACGGCCAGTCGCGTCGGTTCGGGCCGATCGGCCGGCGGGTCGACCTGATCGGCCGGATGCCGGAGGTCGTCCTCGTCGACCTGCGCCGGGAGCCCGAGGTCCTCTGGCGGTACACCGGATCCCACCCCGGCGACCGACCCGGGATCGACGCGATCCTCGAGGAGGCGGCGAAGTTCGCGTGA
- a CDS encoding VOC family protein — protein MPAEIDGVPPETHIGRTALTVSDLTGMVDFYRDVVGLSVLSDSDSTAVLGVEGTPLLVLEHDPDALTRHRSSAGLFHNAFRVPSREALGDALTRVQERWQLGGASDHGVSEALYLSDPEGNGIEIYRDYPREEWPRSDDGTVRMGTYPLDLEPVVAAAAGEAGLPAETDVGHVHLEVSSLAEFQDFYVDRVGFETQTSMPAARFVSAGGYHHHLGANTWNHRSGPVAGRGLSWFEVVLPDAAALEALADRLADGEYAVTEVDDGVSVTGPDGIEVWFRVGT, from the coding sequence ATGCCCGCGGAGATAGACGGAGTACCCCCGGAGACGCACATCGGACGGACCGCGCTCACGGTGTCGGATCTCACGGGGATGGTCGACTTCTATCGGGACGTCGTCGGGCTCTCCGTGCTCAGTGACTCCGATTCGACCGCAGTTCTCGGCGTCGAGGGGACTCCGCTACTCGTATTGGAGCACGACCCGGATGCGCTCACCCGACACCGGTCGAGTGCGGGGCTCTTTCACAACGCGTTCAGGGTTCCCTCACGCGAGGCGTTGGGCGACGCGTTAACCCGCGTGCAGGAGCGCTGGCAGCTCGGCGGCGCGTCGGACCACGGCGTGAGCGAGGCGCTATACCTCTCGGACCCGGAGGGCAACGGCATCGAGATCTACCGGGATTACCCACGGGAAGAGTGGCCCCGCAGCGACGACGGGACCGTTCGAATGGGCACGTATCCCCTCGATCTCGAGCCGGTGGTGGCCGCCGCCGCAGGCGAAGCGGGCCTGCCCGCCGAAACGGACGTGGGACACGTCCACCTCGAGGTGTCATCGCTTGCGGAGTTTCAGGACTTCTACGTGGACCGGGTCGGGTTCGAGACGCAAACCTCCATGCCGGCCGCGCGTTTCGTCTCCGCCGGCGGCTACCACCACCATCTGGGCGCGAACACGTGGAACCACCGGTCCGGTCCGGTCGCCGGCAGGGGGTTGTCGTGGTTCGAAGTGGTGCTTCCCGACGCGGCGGCGCTGGAGGCGCTTGCGGACCGGCTCGCGGACGGCGAGTATGCCGTCACCGAGGTGGACGACGGCGTCTCCGTCACGGGACCGGACGGGATCGAGGTCTGGTTCCGCGTCGGGACGTAG